The following proteins come from a genomic window of Nitrospirota bacterium:
- a CDS encoding CTP synthase, with protein MSNDTVKAKFIFVTGGVVSSLGKGVAAAAAGSLLECYGLKVTFLKFDPYINVDPGTMNPFQHGEVFVTDDGTETDLDLGHYERYTSVTTSAKNNFTTGKIYYNVITKERRGEYLGGTVQMVPHITDEIKRCILEASNGMDIVIVEIGGTVGDIESLPFLEAIRQFRFDIGSDKVLYMHLTLIPFVKAADEIKTKPTQHSVNKMREIGIQPDILVCRTDRPISEDVKRKIALFCNVESEAVIIARDVENIYEIPIMLHDDGLDRIIIKKLNLSVGKADLSRWIEISQRIKNPRGTVTIAIVGKYINLRDSYKSLCEALIHGGLANNVSVNLRLVDAEEIENRGAKEFLSDVNGVLVPGGFGNRGIEGKITAIQYSRENNIPFFGICLGMQCAVIEFARHVAGLKDANSTEFDEKAANPVIHIMPDQEGKDKGGTMRLGAYPCVLMPDSTAHHAYKSARISERHRHRYEFNNHYRDNLIKAGLVISGLYPQKDLVEIVELKDHPWFLATQFHPEFKSKPTAPHPLFASFIEAAVRLVK; from the coding sequence ATGAGCAATGATACTGTAAAGGCCAAATTCATTTTTGTTACAGGAGGAGTTGTATCATCACTGGGTAAAGGTGTGGCGGCGGCGGCAGCGGGCAGCCTCCTGGAATGTTACGGCCTGAAGGTTACATTCCTCAAGTTTGATCCATACATAAACGTTGATCCCGGAACGATGAACCCGTTTCAACATGGAGAAGTCTTTGTAACTGATGACGGTACTGAAACAGATCTGGATCTGGGCCATTATGAGAGATATACTTCAGTTACAACATCAGCTAAAAACAATTTCACTACAGGCAAAATATACTATAACGTCATCACTAAAGAGCGGCGGGGAGAATACCTCGGCGGCACAGTGCAGATGGTCCCCCATATTACGGATGAGATCAAAAGGTGCATACTCGAGGCTTCAAACGGAATGGATATCGTGATTGTAGAGATAGGGGGCACTGTTGGCGATATTGAAAGCCTTCCATTTCTGGAAGCAATCAGGCAATTCAGGTTTGACATAGGTAGTGATAAGGTACTGTATATGCATCTGACGCTGATTCCTTTTGTCAAGGCAGCAGATGAGATTAAGACTAAACCTACCCAGCATAGTGTTAACAAGATGAGAGAGATAGGGATACAACCTGATATCCTTGTCTGCAGGACCGACAGGCCAATATCCGAAGATGTAAAAAGGAAGATCGCTCTTTTCTGCAATGTAGAGTCTGAGGCAGTAATTATTGCGAGGGATGTAGAAAATATTTATGAAATTCCGATCATGCTCCATGATGACGGGCTCGACAGGATAATTATTAAAAAACTTAATCTGAGTGTAGGAAAGGCGGACCTGAGCCGTTGGATTGAAATATCTCAGAGGATTAAAAACCCCAGGGGCACGGTAACTATAGCAATTGTTGGTAAATACATTAACCTGAGGGATTCCTATAAGAGCCTTTGTGAGGCTCTTATACACGGCGGATTGGCCAACAATGTTAGTGTCAACCTCCGTCTGGTTGATGCAGAGGAGATTGAAAACAGGGGGGCTAAGGAATTTTTATCAGATGTGAACGGGGTCCTTGTTCCCGGAGGGTTTGGAAACAGGGGCATTGAAGGTAAGATAACGGCCATACAATATTCCAGAGAGAATAACATCCCCTTTTTTGGTATATGTCTTGGTATGCAATGCGCCGTCATTGAATTTGCAAGGCATGTGGCAGGATTAAAGGATGCCAACAGCACTGAGTTTGATGAGAAGGCTGCAAATCCGGTAATACATATAATGCCTGACCAGGAAGGCAAAGATAAAGGCGGGACAATGAGGCTTGGGGCATATCCATGCGTCCTTATGCCGGATTCTACCGCCCATCATGCTTATAAGAGCGCCAGGATCAGTGAACGTCATCGTCACAGGTACGAATTCAATAACCACTACAGGGATAATCTCATCAAGGCAGGACTGGTCATAAGCGGGCTATATCCGCAAAAAGACCTTGTTGAGATAGTAGAGCTAAAAGATCATCCGTGGTTTCTTGCTACGCAATTCCACCCTGAATTCAAGTCAAAGCCTACTGCCCCTCATCCATTATTTGCCTCCTTTATAGAGGCGGCCGTAAGACTGGTTAAATGA
- the kdsB gene encoding 3-deoxy-manno-octulosonate cytidylyltransferase: MNVSKTAAVIIPARYSSTRFPGKALVSIGSKPIIQWIYDAANKSVHTDNVIVATDEQKIYDTVRGFGGNVIMTSSRLRTGSDRCSEVARQLGADIIINLQADEILQGPEMIDELILMMEEDDSIKMGSLKSEITSPGDLMDRNVVKVVTDNNDYALYFSRSPIPHIRDRINNEVFPQKTYYKHLGIYAYRRDFLLLFGSLPTTSLEELEKLEQLRVLECGYRIKLKETLHKSFRIDTPEDLKKLEEGLNHEQ, translated from the coding sequence ATGAATGTTTCAAAAACAGCAGCAGTAATCATACCTGCACGATACAGCTCAACCAGGTTCCCTGGAAAGGCATTGGTATCTATTGGCTCTAAACCCATCATCCAGTGGATATATGATGCTGCAAATAAGTCTGTTCATACTGACAATGTTATTGTTGCAACAGATGAGCAGAAGATATATGATACGGTCAGAGGATTTGGCGGCAATGTAATAATGACATCTTCAAGGCTCAGAACTGGTTCAGACCGGTGTTCAGAGGTCGCCAGACAACTTGGCGCCGACATTATAATCAATCTTCAGGCAGATGAAATCCTGCAGGGGCCTGAAATGATAGATGAACTGATTCTCATGATGGAAGAGGATGATTCCATTAAAATGGGAAGCTTAAAGTCTGAGATAACCTCCCCAGGGGATTTAATGGACAGAAATGTTGTAAAAGTGGTCACCGATAATAACGATTATGCATTATATTTTTCCCGCTCACCTATCCCGCATATCCGTGACAGAATAAACAACGAGGTCTTCCCGCAAAAGACTTATTATAAGCATCTGGGGATATATGCATACAGACGTGACTTCCTTTTGTTATTTGGTTCACTTCCGACAACAAGTCTTGAGGAACTGGAAAAACTGGAGCAGCTCAGGGTGTTGGAATGCGGGTACAGGATTAAATTGAAAGAAACGTTACACAAATCTTTCAGGATAGATACACCCGAAGACCTGAAAAAACTTGAAGAGGGGCTAAACCATGAGCAATGA
- the rfaE1 gene encoding D-glycero-beta-D-manno-heptose-7-phosphate kinase, with product MNRLSGYINKFNNATVLVVGDIIADHYVWGKVERISPEAPVPIVDVQSESYLLGGAGNVASNILSLGGKVRICGVIGSDDMGRWISNRLKSDGVCTDGIIVEEGRPSSKKTRVIAHSQHVVRFDHESRGEISLHSQDLIFDYIRTHINDIKVVIISDYAKGVITSRLVKNILQLAAENNLCVIVDPKLKHFDFYTGATVITPNTSEASIASGLSISDDETLLKAGNILLNQSNAEAILITRSEHGMSLFQRGHDATHIPAFAREVYDVTGAGDTVVSTLALSVAAGASLTDAALLANYAGGIVVGIVGTATVHQEQLIAALTENPP from the coding sequence ATGAACAGGTTATCGGGATACATCAACAAATTTAATAACGCAACTGTACTTGTTGTAGGTGATATTATCGCTGATCATTATGTATGGGGAAAAGTAGAGCGTATTTCGCCGGAGGCGCCGGTACCTATCGTTGATGTCCAGAGTGAAAGTTATCTGCTCGGCGGAGCTGGGAATGTTGCAAGTAATATATTATCTCTTGGAGGAAAGGTCAGGATATGCGGAGTTATCGGCAGTGACGATATGGGGCGGTGGATTAGTAACAGACTTAAATCAGATGGTGTTTGCACAGATGGAATCATCGTTGAGGAAGGTCGTCCATCTTCTAAGAAGACCAGGGTCATAGCTCACAGTCAGCATGTAGTCAGGTTTGACCATGAAAGCAGGGGAGAAATATCCCTGCACTCTCAGGATTTGATATTTGATTATATTAGAACACATATAAACGATATTAAAGTTGTCATTATTTCTGATTATGCCAAGGGAGTAATTACAAGCAGGCTGGTAAAGAACATCCTTCAGCTGGCTGCTGAGAACAATCTATGTGTGATAGTAGACCCCAAACTCAAGCATTTTGACTTTTACACGGGGGCAACGGTTATAACGCCCAACACCTCTGAGGCATCTATTGCATCAGGGCTGTCTATCTCCGACGATGAAACCCTTTTAAAGGCCGGAAATATACTTCTTAATCAATCAAATGCAGAGGCTATCCTGATAACACGAAGTGAGCATGGCATGAGTCTCTTTCAAAGAGGCCATGATGCAACTCATATACCTGCTTTTGCAAGAGAGGTATATGACGTTACAGGGGCCGGAGATACAGTTGTGAGCACACTTGCCTTGTCTGTCGCTGCAGGGGCCTCGCTAACGGATGCGGCACTACTTGCAAACTATGCCGGTGGTATAGTGGTAGGTATTGTTGGTACGGCAACGGTGCACCAGGAACAGCTGATAGCGGCTTTGACTGAAAATCCCCCTTAA
- the lepB gene encoding signal peptidase I, whose translation MENTITKKKKHIVREYIESILIAVIMALIIKAFIVQAFKIPSGSMIPTLQIGDHILVNKFIYGIKIPFTDRVLIPFHKPDYGDIIVFKFPEDEKKDFIKRVVGKPGDSIEVKDKKVYVNGKFAAEQFAEHSDPMLYPGTIQPRDNFGPVVVPEDSYFVMGDNRDFSLDSRYWGFVKLNKIRGKAFIIYWSWDGEDSWVRWGRIGMRIK comes from the coding sequence ATGGAAAATACAATTACAAAAAAGAAAAAACACATAGTAAGAGAATATATAGAGTCTATCCTGATTGCCGTAATTATGGCCCTTATTATTAAGGCATTTATTGTTCAGGCATTTAAGATACCATCAGGTTCCATGATCCCTACGCTTCAAATTGGCGACCACATCCTGGTGAATAAATTCATCTACGGGATAAAGATACCATTTACAGACAGGGTACTGATACCTTTTCACAAACCTGACTATGGAGACATTATCGTTTTTAAGTTCCCTGAAGATGAAAAAAAGGATTTTATCAAGCGCGTCGTCGGAAAACCTGGCGATAGCATAGAGGTAAAAGACAAAAAGGTATACGTAAATGGTAAATTCGCTGCCGAGCAATTTGCAGAACATAGCGATCCAATGCTATACCCCGGGACCATCCAGCCCAGAGACAATTTCGGGCCTGTGGTCGTTCCGGAAGATTCTTATTTCGTCATGGGAGACAACAGGGATTTCAGCCTTGACAGCCGTTACTGGGGATTTGTGAAATTAAACAAGATCAGGGGAAAGGCGTTCATTATTTACTGGTCATGGGATGGTGAAGACAGCTGGGTAAGGTGGGGGAGGATAGGGATGAGAATAAAATAA
- the lepA gene encoding elongation factor 4 — translation MALQDKIRNFSIIAHIDHGKSTLADRILEHTGAIAQRDFKEQILDAMDLERERGITIKAHAVRLNYKAKDGNQYILNLIDTPGHVDFTYEVSRSLAACEGAILVVDASQGVEAQTIANAYLAVDNRLEILPVINKIDLPGADMDDTKRQIRDILGLDDSEAIPASAKEGIGTVEILEAIISKIPAPAGDINKTLKALIFDSWYDNYQGVVVLIRIIDGTIRPRQQIMMMSTKNVYEVISLGIFTPKPVQVNELTAGEVGFVVAGIKKMGETKIGDTMTDAAKPTASPFPGYREVKPMVFAGLYPSDTDEYKELRDAVEKLRLNDSSFTFEPESSLALGFGFRCGFLGLLHMEIIHERLEREFGLSLISTAPTVVYRITTTSGENLTIDSPADLPPMQNIAVFEEPFILATLIAPAEYVGSIIALCQDRRGVQRDMKYVSKERMMLTYELPLNEIVLDFYDKLKSISKGYASFDYELLGYRDSNVIRLDVLLNGEIVDALSFITHRDKAESRGRMLAEKIKELIPRQMFEVIIQAAIGGKIIARETVKALKKNVIAKCYGGDISRKRKLLEKQKKGKKRMKQFGKVEIPQEAFLAILKVKE, via the coding sequence ATGGCATTACAAGACAAAATCAGGAATTTTTCAATTATAGCGCACATAGATCATGGCAAATCTACGCTGGCTGACAGGATACTCGAACATACCGGCGCTATAGCTCAGAGGGATTTCAAGGAACAGATCCTTGATGCTATGGACCTCGAACGTGAACGGGGTATAACTATAAAGGCACATGCTGTCCGGCTCAATTATAAGGCAAAGGATGGCAATCAATATATACTGAACCTTATTGACACACCCGGTCATGTTGACTTTACATATGAGGTCTCAAGGAGTCTTGCAGCATGTGAGGGGGCTATCCTTGTTGTTGATGCATCACAGGGGGTAGAGGCTCAGACAATAGCAAATGCCTATCTTGCCGTTGACAACCGTCTCGAGATCCTCCCGGTTATCAACAAGATTGACCTGCCCGGGGCTGATATGGATGATACAAAAAGACAGATCAGGGATATTCTTGGGCTTGATGACAGTGAGGCAATCCCGGCAAGCGCCAAAGAGGGTATTGGTACGGTAGAAATCCTGGAGGCTATTATCTCAAAGATTCCTGCACCGGCAGGAGACATAAATAAAACGCTCAAGGCCCTGATATTTGACTCCTGGTATGATAACTACCAGGGTGTTGTAGTTTTAATACGTATAATTGATGGAACAATACGCCCGCGTCAGCAGATAATGATGATGTCCACAAAGAATGTATATGAAGTCATTTCGCTCGGTATTTTTACACCTAAACCTGTTCAGGTAAATGAACTTACCGCCGGTGAAGTCGGCTTCGTTGTAGCAGGTATAAAGAAGATGGGTGAGACGAAGATAGGTGATACTATGACCGATGCAGCGAAACCAACTGCATCACCATTTCCCGGTTACAGGGAGGTTAAACCTATGGTGTTTGCCGGTCTCTACCCGTCGGACACCGATGAGTACAAGGAGCTTAGAGACGCTGTAGAGAAATTAAGACTCAATGATTCGTCATTTACATTTGAGCCGGAGAGCTCTCTTGCCCTGGGATTTGGTTTCAGGTGCGGTTTTCTCGGACTACTGCATATGGAAATAATCCACGAACGGCTGGAGCGTGAGTTTGGCCTGAGTCTTATCAGCACAGCGCCAACTGTTGTCTACAGGATAACAACAACTTCCGGAGAAAATCTAACCATAGACAGTCCGGCAGATTTACCCCCTATGCAAAATATTGCCGTCTTCGAAGAACCCTTTATCCTCGCGACATTAATAGCGCCTGCTGAATATGTGGGAAGTATAATAGCCCTTTGTCAGGATCGAAGGGGCGTTCAGAGAGACATGAAATACGTTAGCAAAGAAAGAATGATGTTGACGTATGAACTTCCCCTCAATGAAATCGTACTCGACTTTTATGATAAACTCAAGTCAATCTCCAAGGGATACGCGTCCTTTGATTATGAATTACTCGGCTACAGGGATTCGAATGTCATTCGTCTCGATGTACTCCTTAATGGTGAGATCGTGGATGCACTTTCTTTCATAACACACAGGGACAAGGCGGAGTCAAGGGGGAGAATGCTTGCGGAAAAGATAAAGGAGTTAATACCGAGACAGATGTTTGAGGTTATCATACAGGCTGCTATCGGAGGAAAGATTATTGCCAGAGAGACGGTCAAGGCATTAAAAAAGAATGTTATCGCAAAGTGTTATGGAGGGGATATATCCAGAAAAAGAAAGTTATTGGAAAAACAGAAGAAGGGGAAAAAACGAATGAAACAGTTTGGAAAGGTTGAAATTCCACAGGAGGCATTTCTCGCGATATTGAAGGTGAAAGAATAA
- the scpB gene encoding SMC-Scp complex subunit ScpB — protein sequence MENCELKGIIEALLFVSGESLTIERIKTILEDADKQAIKSMLWEIQHEYDMRLSGLRIVEVAGGFQIASRPELAPWIKRLRKVKQSSRLSKPSLETLAIIAYKQPLVKAEIEDIRGVDSSGVIKGLLDKHMIKIVGRKDVAGRPILYATTREFLQYFGLRDLADLPTLKEFTELVPEEDTQISDDVVMPESEPLSGVSSETSFDEADNSLFEETQEK from the coding sequence GTGGAGAACTGTGAATTAAAAGGAATAATTGAGGCATTACTTTTTGTCTCAGGAGAATCTTTGACCATTGAAAGGATTAAAACCATTCTTGAAGATGCTGATAAACAGGCTATTAAGTCCATGCTCTGGGAGATTCAGCATGAGTATGACATGCGTCTCTCAGGCCTCAGGATAGTAGAGGTTGCCGGCGGTTTTCAGATTGCATCAAGACCCGAACTTGCTCCATGGATTAAACGTCTCCGGAAGGTCAAACAATCCAGCAGGCTGTCAAAACCATCACTGGAGACGCTTGCCATTATTGCTTACAAACAACCTCTTGTTAAGGCAGAGATAGAAGATATCCGAGGTGTTGATTCTTCAGGCGTAATCAAGGGACTACTTGATAAACACATGATTAAGATTGTCGGACGCAAGGATGTTGCCGGAAGACCTATATTATATGCTACGACCAGAGAATTCCTTCAATATTTCGGATTAAGGGACCTCGCTGACCTTCCGACACTTAAAGAGTTTACGGAACTGGTGCCCGAGGAAGATACCCAAATTAGTGACGATGTCGTTATGCCGGAATCAGAACCACTTTCAGGTGTGTCTTCAGAGACTTCCTTCGATGAAGCAGACAATAGCCTTTTCGAGGAGACTCAGGAGAAGTGA
- a CDS encoding segregation/condensation protein A, with amino-acid sequence MSYEVKLEVFEGPLDLLLHLIKKNEVNIYDIPISLVTQQYLEYIDLMQDLNLEIAGEFLLMAATLTHIKSRMLLPREEKAGEDEESEDPRAELIRKLLEYKSFKEVAEELGQREDTWRDIFYNPPDKTIEDEEVFVEVGLFELLEAFRDVIAKIPDKRSLDIEPDELTVRGRMTAIIEKLDIASADGVTLISLLEDECTRRTIVVTFLALLELARIRLIKLMQTGSSETIRVYRNEDSRAEPGEFKEIL; translated from the coding sequence ATGTCTTATGAGGTAAAACTTGAGGTATTTGAAGGACCGCTTGACCTTCTTTTGCATCTGATTAAGAAAAATGAGGTCAATATTTATGATATTCCTATCTCTCTTGTTACTCAGCAATATCTTGAATATATTGATCTTATGCAGGATCTTAATTTAGAGATAGCAGGGGAATTTCTGCTAATGGCTGCCACTCTTACCCATATAAAATCAAGGATGCTGTTGCCCCGGGAAGAAAAGGCAGGGGAGGATGAGGAGTCAGAAGATCCAAGGGCCGAACTTATCAGAAAGCTTCTTGAGTATAAGAGCTTTAAAGAAGTTGCAGAGGAGCTGGGACAAAGGGAGGATACGTGGAGAGACATATTCTATAATCCCCCGGATAAGACAATCGAAGATGAAGAGGTATTCGTCGAGGTAGGTTTATTTGAACTCCTGGAGGCATTCAGGGACGTTATTGCTAAAATCCCTGATAAGCGGTCACTCGATATTGAACCTGATGAATTAACCGTCCGTGGAAGGATGACTGCTATTATAGAGAAGCTCGATATAGCATCAGCTGATGGTGTAACTCTTATTTCACTCCTTGAAGATGAGTGTACGAGGCGGACCATTGTAGTTACATTCCTTGCGCTTCTGGAACTGGCAAGGATCAGGTTGATTAAATTGATGCAGACCGGCAGTTCAGAGACTATCAGGGTATATAGAAATGAAGATAGCAGGGCAGAGCCGGGTGAATTTAAGGAGATATTATAG
- a CDS encoding rubredoxin, with protein sequence MKKYVCIVCGYVYDPSIGDPDNDVAPGTEFDDIPDDWTCPECGAGKDEFEEVD encoded by the coding sequence ATGAAAAAATACGTCTGTATTGTGTGCGGATATGTTTACGACCCGTCTATTGGTGATCCGGATAATGACGTTGCACCGGGAACTGAGTTCGATGACATCCCTGATGACTGGACCTGTCCTGAATGCGGCGCTGGCAAAGATGAGTTTGAAGAGGTGGATTAA
- a CDS encoding FprA family A-type flavoprotein: MHPKKIKEDIFWVGAVDWDRRLYDALIPLPDGTTYNAYLIRGTEKTALIDTVDPTMTGVLLSQLEEVEDVHYVVSLHSEQDHSGAIPGVLSIFPNAKVITNPKGKGLLIDHLHIPEENIITVADGETVTLGNKTLEFIYMPWVHWPETMVAYLREDRIIFTCDLFGSHLATSDPFYDDESRICEAAKRYYAEVMMPFRKIIQKHLDKLEAYPIEIIAPSHGPAFRKTECIIQSHREWVSDNVSNCVVIPYVSMHGSTQLMVHYLTETLIELGVNVELYNLTVADTGKMAMSLVDAATIVIGSSTILSGAHPLALSAAFMTNALRPKLKFASIIGSYGWGGKMVEQLSGVMTNLKVEMLEPVIVKGKPRDDDFRALDNLAASIHNRHKDNDLL; encoded by the coding sequence ATGCATCCAAAAAAGATAAAAGAGGATATCTTCTGGGTAGGTGCCGTTGATTGGGACAGACGTCTTTATGATGCCCTCATACCGCTTCCGGATGGAACCACTTATAACGCCTATTTAATTCGCGGGACTGAGAAGACGGCCCTCATTGACACGGTTGATCCTACCATGACCGGCGTCTTACTTTCACAATTGGAGGAGGTGGAGGATGTTCATTATGTCGTCTCTCTTCACTCTGAACAGGATCATTCAGGGGCCATACCGGGTGTTCTATCCATATTTCCTAATGCAAAGGTCATTACTAATCCTAAAGGAAAGGGGCTCCTTATAGACCACCTGCATATCCCGGAGGAGAATATCATAACAGTAGCCGATGGGGAGACTGTAACTCTCGGCAACAAGACCCTCGAGTTCATTTACATGCCGTGGGTCCACTGGCCGGAGACTATGGTTGCCTATCTCCGGGAGGACAGGATTATCTTTACCTGCGACCTCTTCGGATCTCACCTTGCCACCTCTGATCCGTTCTATGACGATGAGTCAAGGATATGCGAGGCTGCAAAGAGATATTATGCAGAGGTGATGATGCCATTCAGAAAGATTATTCAGAAACACCTTGACAAGCTCGAAGCTTATCCAATTGAAATAATCGCCCCCAGTCATGGACCTGCCTTCAGGAAAACGGAGTGTATTATCCAATCCCACCGGGAATGGGTTTCTGATAACGTCAGTAATTGTGTCGTTATCCCATATGTATCCATGCATGGGAGCACACAGCTGATGGTGCATTATCTGACAGAGACGCTCATCGAACTGGGGGTGAATGTGGAGCTTTACAACCTCACAGTCGCTGACACAGGGAAGATGGCCATGTCACTGGTTGATGCGGCTACAATCGTCATAGGTTCATCGACCATCCTGTCCGGTGCACACCCGCTTGCCTTATCTGCGGCATTCATGACCAATGCACTGAGGCCCAAGTTAAAGTTCGCCTCTATTATAGGATCCTACGGCTGGGGCGGAAAGATGGTAGAGCAGTTGTCGGGGGTCATGACCAATCTGAAGGTCGAGATGCTGGAGCCTGTTATTGTCAAGGGTAAACCGAGGGATGATGACTTTAGGGCCCTTGATAATCTGGCTGCGTCTATTCATAACAGGCATAAGGATAACGACTTACTTTAA
- a CDS encoding SLC13 family permease, whose translation MEITLVLIIIGIAVTLFVTEKFPVDQVGLMVLGALMLLTVLAGRIPGIDPDRWISLSESLSGFSNPAVITVLAMFVLSSGLEKTGAVSAIGHTLIRLGKRPTVLTLMMMISVGAISAFINNTAAIAVFLPIVLAASARSKISSSKLLIPLSFASQFGGVCTLMGTSTNLIVSSISEEAGYGSFSVFEFSKLGLIMVVAGILYIMLTSRWLLPARRKGQLVEEYQLRNYVAEFRVGEGSRLINKTISQSELGKPGILVMKIKRDGVNLWPLTLAPLQLGDVLLVEGHLDRLMEVKDSMKLEMAPEFKLNDEMLRTDNVTLVEVIVPSRSPLMGRTLGEMAFARRYHAIVLAIHRRGRIRHENLVEMRLHVGDVLLVQGAVEDIDRLRRDSDFIVMREFEAGSLRKGRAPVALAIISAVVILAALGIMPILVSSVLGCIAMLLTKCLRLEEAYEAIDWKVITLLIGVLPLGLAMEKSGVAALIVDYALGWGGSLGPVAILAILYFLTAALTEAMSNNAAAVFMAPVAIISAVKMDVDPRPLLMAVTFAASTSFATPIGYQTNTMVYSAGDYKFIDFVKIGVPLNLLFLVLSVYFIPLIWSF comes from the coding sequence ATGGAAATCACACTCGTATTAATTATTATTGGAATTGCTGTAACTTTGTTTGTCACAGAGAAATTCCCTGTGGACCAGGTTGGATTGATGGTACTGGGAGCATTGATGCTGCTCACGGTTCTGGCAGGGAGAATTCCAGGTATCGACCCCGATCGGTGGATCAGCCTGTCCGAAAGCTTGTCGGGATTCAGTAATCCTGCTGTTATTACCGTCCTTGCGATGTTTGTTCTCAGCTCAGGGCTTGAAAAAACAGGAGCTGTCAGTGCAATCGGTCACACACTCATCCGTCTGGGAAAAAGGCCGACGGTTTTAACACTCATGATGATGATTTCGGTAGGTGCCATATCCGCATTCATTAACAACACGGCAGCAATAGCTGTGTTCCTTCCTATAGTCCTGGCTGCTTCAGCACGCAGTAAAATCTCCTCATCCAAACTACTCATCCCGTTGTCATTTGCATCTCAATTCGGCGGTGTCTGTACACTGATGGGGACATCAACCAACCTGATTGTAAGTTCCATCTCCGAAGAGGCCGGGTACGGCTCATTCTCTGTGTTTGAATTCAGTAAACTGGGATTGATCATGGTGGTTGCAGGGATATTATACATAATGTTGACAAGCCGCTGGCTGCTGCCTGCACGCCGTAAAGGACAATTGGTTGAAGAATATCAGTTGAGAAATTATGTTGCTGAATTTCGTGTCGGAGAAGGATCCAGGTTAATAAATAAAACCATCAGCCAGTCGGAATTGGGAAAACCGGGTATCCTGGTGATGAAGATAAAACGGGACGGAGTAAATCTCTGGCCGCTGACATTGGCGCCTTTGCAGCTTGGAGATGTACTTCTGGTAGAGGGGCACCTTGACAGGTTGATGGAGGTAAAGGATAGCATGAAGCTCGAGATGGCGCCTGAGTTCAAACTGAATGACGAAATGTTGCGGACGGATAATGTCACCCTGGTGGAAGTGATCGTGCCATCAAGGTCTCCGCTCATGGGACGAACACTTGGGGAAATGGCCTTTGCCCGGCGCTATCATGCAATAGTACTTGCCATCCACAGGAGGGGACGGATCCGGCATGAAAATCTTGTCGAGATGCGGCTGCATGTGGGTGACGTACTGCTGGTTCAGGGAGCAGTAGAGGATATTGACCGGTTACGTAGGGATAGCGATTTCATTGTCATGCGCGAATTTGAAGCAGGATCTCTCCGGAAAGGTCGGGCGCCGGTAGCGCTGGCCATCATATCGGCCGTTGTAATTCTTGCCGCTTTGGGGATAATGCCGATCCTGGTGTCTTCAGTCCTTGGCTGCATAGCAATGCTTTTAACAAAATGCCTCAGGCTCGAGGAGGCCTATGAGGCTATTGACTGGAAGGTGATAACATTATTGATCGGTGTTCTTCCTTTGGGTCTGGCAATGGAAAAATCCGGCGTCGCAGCGCTGATAGTTGACTATGCTCTCGGATGGGGGGGTAGTCTGGGACCGGTGGCTATCCTGGCGATACTGTATTTCCTGACAGCGGCCCTGACAGAGGCCATGAGCAATAATGCCGCTGCAGTGTTCATGGCGCCAGTTGCCATTATATCTGCCGTAAAGATGGACGTGGATCCACGTCCATTATTAATGGCGGTAACTTTTGCCGCATCAACGAGCTTTGCAACGCCTATAGGATATCAAACCAATACAATGGTCTATTCCGCAGGTGACTACAAGTTCATTGATTTTGTAAAGATCGGTGTCCCGTTGAACCTGCTTTTCCTGGTACTATCCGTATACTTCATCCCCCTGATCTGGTCATTCTAA